The window AGCTGGACCCTCTTTGTTCTCGGGTCAAACCCATTTGGCAGTATTCCTTGTTTGGCCTTTTGCTTATTATACCAGGCTTTCACCTTACTTTTTAAGGTTACAGTTTTAACAATGAATAATACTTGTCAGACGTGGTAAAAGTTGGGTTGAGATTTACTAAGTAAAAACTAATATATCAAACTAGTGACTACTGCGTATGCCCTGTGTACTAGTAGTCGTGTGTTATAATAGTATTGTACCCATGTTTGGACCCCTATTAAAATCAAGaaccagaaaaataaaataaaacaaaacaaatagaaccTAAAAAGAATTAACCTTGTATTGATATTATAAAccaaaaacaggaaaaaaaaaaaaaaatcttttttctgAATGACAAATCAATTACATATTGCATATTGTCTATACAAATTCAGATTTAACCCATGAAAGCCACGAGTAATAATCTTCAGGCCGGCATTATTGAATTGATGAAAGCAATTATTCAACTCCAAGCCGTGAAGAACACACTGCATCCTCGTCAACAAATGCCCATTATGTCTGAGTCCACCgttgttattttctttgaaGTGCACGtccaagaactttctgaaagtTTGCAGAGTCAACAAGGTATCTGACCCAGCCTGGTGACTTTTCCCAGCCAAACGTTGCACTCCCAGAGTGTTAGCCACTTTCTCTAAACCCCCATAAAGGCCATCGCAAAACTTCATCATATGCTTCAAGTCGAAAAGCCTTTTCCCAAAGATGCGCTGCACCAGGTTCATAAACCCCATCAGATCATACGGCAGTGGTTGCCGAATCAAGATTTTCATCAAGTGGGCAATGTCATAGGCACCATGAAAGGTAACCCAAGTGAAAGCAGAGTGATCGCCCAACAACCCAGATTCCAACATCAATGCAGCAAAGTCGGCATAGTCAATAATACCCTCCTTCAAGTTCTTGTCAAATTCGATTCCTTGGCGCTCAAGTAACTCGATCGATTCTGGGTTCTGGAGATCATTGTAGTCGTCAAAATTATTGAAGTTGAACTCCCATACGTACTGACATCCGGTACCAAAATGGGGAAGAGAGCCTTTGTCATCACCTATGAAGCACGGACGCGGCACCGGAGGTGCCGCACCCGCGTCGGACGCGGCCGGACGCGGCGACACGCGAGGGACGCCGTTGCCCGCGCGTCCGGCCGCGTCCGACCGAGTCCTGCCACGTGGCAGACTCGAGATCGAAGCCGACTCGCGCCGACTCGCGCCGATGCGGCTCCGACTCGGGCCGATTCGGGCCGAATCGGGCCGACTCGGGCCGTATCGGCGGATATCGGCCGATATCGGCCGAAACGGCCGATTCAGGCCGAAACGGccgaaatttaaaaaaaaaaaaaaaaacccagaacgCACCGTTtaatgttgatgttgatgttgatgatgatgctagtatttgattgtcttgttgatgatcttttattttgttttagtttcaaatttgcaagttgtattctaatttccgaACATCAtgaatgttttagtttcaatcttgtgggttgtgtttaatttatgaacatcatgttttagttattatctactattgtctattgctcttaaatttggtatatatttgtataatgtaaaaaagtatgcttagcaatatattaaaaatataaataaaaatatttttaataattttttaatcgccgagtcccgccgcacccgcacccacctttttcaaaaattgccgagtcccgcacccgcacccgcacccgcacccgcacccgaatcccgaaacgcacccgtgctacATAGGTCATCACAAAGAGCCAGACCCAACTGAATAATGTTGGTGGAGTTCACATTATCTCTGATTACCTGGTAGTTCCAGATCGGAGGGAGTTTTCCGAGTTCGTGCTTGTCGACATTAGCGGGACGGTACACAATACCAGGGAATTCTGTGTCGATTGACACCATGTGATAGCTCATCAATGCTACCTTAATAAGATCGAACTCTTCTACAAGATTTTCTTTCCACACTTTTCTTACTATCACTGCATGATCCATCTTGTATTTTTGCTATCTAAATCTAACACCAGCACTTAGTCGATTATTTATGAAGATGTACAAGTCCGTTATTATAAATCTCATAAATCCTTTCCCGAGTCGGAAAAGGAAACCTAAAATGAAAATAGGTAAAAAGAGATCTACAATACAAGTAACAGCATGAATAAATCggttcttataaaaaaaaaatgacgtgATTGCTTAttaaatcttataaaaaaaatttcactctgAAAAGGAAggctaatataataaaaatatgtagcttattatattaaaatataaaattataaaaaaataattaaaaaaataacataaaaatggagctttttatttttattttttactatgaCTAGAAGGCctaaattgaataaacttgaaagttataaggtttaatttttaatttttaatttttttttataaactacaATTTCATTAATAACTAAAAAGCAATTGTGAATTCTAATTAGTTTAACTGGTAAAAtatttaatggttgaataagagatctgaagtTCAATATttgcctataccaaaaaccaattggtgtcttgatatgataataaagagttattatatAAGAGTGgacatcataggttgaaactatttaaaaaaaaaaaaaaatcaattcaccCCACTCTTTGGATAGAATGGGTTCTTTAGAAATGGTTGGATCTTGAAGGATATTAAGTTgatttgtgaaaaatttgttAGTGTATCCTTTGTTATTATTCCTTTAAGATGTGATTGTGTTGTTCTAACTCTTGCTATGTTTTATAAGAGAATAAGGAGGCCATTATTTgacctcctttttttttttttttttttcattatatagcATGATATTGAATGAATAGAGTCTACTATCActtactctaaaaaaaaaaaaagaaaagaaaaagaaactagtATTAAGAGTAATAGAAAGTTTAGCTAGTAAAGGAGTGCTTAAGTGCAAAGCCTTAAGGCTCCATTTTTTGCCTCTAAAGCAAGGTGCATTCACAATAGGCGCACTTTTTTGCGCTcttcacttatatatatatatatatatatatatatatatgtagagatgggttcaagttacacctagtgtaacttttataaagttacacattttttacaccGTAGATTCATAAAAGATCTaacggttaaaaaaaatatcattaaatgcTATTGCTTTTTACTtcatttataattaatattaccattttctctctcttcttatttattgtttttcactTAATTAAAAAGCATATGgccatttttaacaacttgcagAGATATTTCCTTAAAATCTTCCAAAGCCATGAGGTATTTCTCAACAGTTTAATAGTTCCTCTGGCCGTGGATGGATGGAGGTTTATGACCCCATATTTTGGAAACTTGGGAAAGCCTACCAAACCCACCCTCTTATACCAGCAAGTTCGAATGTATTATTTACGCTCATTTGGAGTTGGAGGAAGACAAACACGAGATTGTGGTGGTTGATATTACTAATAAAGGTAAAAACGATcctgattttttaaaatacaatgtTATGTCTTCTACATGGGAAACTTGGTTTCAATATCCAGTATTGGTTAACTCAACTATTCCATGTGGAAGAGTTGTAGTTGTGGTTTGGTACTAAGGCCTATTGGGCATCCATCGTATTTCGGGAGGCAAGGAATTCATCCACTGTGACTATCTTTGGGTTTGATTTAAAATCGAAATCCGGGCTCACAAAGATCTCAACGTTGGACcatttttggggtattttgaaAGTTTCATCTGGACTGATCCTGGTTTTCTTCACTTATCTTTGGTCGTAAATTTCACTTGTAGGAGGCAGTTTACAAAGCAAAGAAATCGGTGCAGAAAATGTCAACATGTTCTTGATGTAGTGATAGGGGTTTTGATGCTCTACTGCTAGTGATAGGggttttgaaactaaaaaatctATAAGTTTTAATTTGTAACAATCATAAACATCAGGgtttaattttaaacttttgaatctatatatggtttaatttgaaactgATAGAATTTGGATTGGCAAATATCCGTGACAATATTGCAATTTGAATTCTTGGTCCGAAAATTGTCTTGAAGCTTCTCCATGGTATTCCATTGGAAGAATCTCGTTCAAGCAAAAAGTAATTCTGTTCAACCAAGCTACATTATAAGTTACGTTTTCCTTCAACTTGAGATTTCACTCCTTGGTTGATTGTGGCTCGCTCAAGCAAGAACCCACTTCATCGAGTCATTAACTTTACTCAAGCCACCACTTCAGTTTTTTTGTTtcgtatagttttttttttcaagtatagaaatgcaagttgttaaaaatggcAGTGGACCCTTTAATCaagcaaaaaacaataaataaggagagagagaaaatactAGTATTAATTATGAATGAGATAGAAAGTAATAgcatttaatgatatttttttagccGTTAGATCACTTACAAATCTACGAtgtaaaaaaggt of the Quercus robur chromosome 10, dhQueRobu3.1, whole genome shotgun sequence genome contains:
- the LOC126703824 gene encoding probable CCR4-associated factor 1 homolog 11 → MDHAVIVRKVWKENLVEEFDLIKVALMSYHMVSIDTEFPGIVYRPANVDKHELGKLPPIWNYQNPESIELLERQGIEFDKNLKEGIIDYADFAALMLESGLLGDHSAFTWVTFHGAYDIAHLMKILIRQPLPYDLMGFMNLVQRIFGKRLFDLKHMMKFCDGLYGGLEKVANTLGVQRLAGKSHQAGSDTLLTLQTFRKFLDVHFKENNNGGLRHNGHLLTRMQCVLHGLELNNCFHQFNNAGLKIITRGFHGLNLNLYRQYAICN